One Danio rerio strain Tuebingen ecotype United States chromosome 13, GRCz12tu, whole genome shotgun sequence DNA window includes the following coding sequences:
- the dldh gene encoding delta-like protein D precursor, translating into MGRLMIAVLLCVMISQGFCSGVFELKLQEFLNKKGVTGNANCCKGSAAEGLQCECKTFFRICLKHYQANVSPDPPCTYGGAVTPVLGSNSFQVPESFPDSSFTNPIPFAFGFTWPGTFSLIIEALHTDSTDDLSTENPDRLISRMTTQRHLTVGEEWSQDLQVGGRTELKYSYRFVCDEHYYGEGCSVFCRPRDDTFGHFTCGERGEIICNSGWKGQYCTEPICLPGCDEDHGFCDKPGECKCRVGFSGKYCDDCIRYPGCLHGTCQQPWQCNCQEGWGGLFCNQDLNYCTHHKPCQNGATCTNTGQGSYTCSCRPGFTGDSCEIEVNECSGSPCRNGGSCTDLENTYSCTCPPGFYGRNCELSAMTCADGPCFNGGHCADNPEGGYFCQCPMGYAGFNCEKKIDHCSSNPCSNDAQCLDLVDSYLCQCPEGFTGTHCEDNIDECATYPCQNGGTCQDGLSDYTCTCPPGYTGKNCTSAVNKCLHNPCHNGATCHEMDGRYVCACIPGYGGRNCQFLLPENPQGQAIVEGADKRYSYEEDDGGFPWTAVCAGIILVLLVLIGGSVFVIYIRLKLQQRSQQIDSHSEIETMNNLTNNRSREKDLSVSIIGATQVKNINKKVDFQSDGDKNGFKSRYSLVDYNLVHELKQEDLGKEDSERSEATKCEPLDSDSEEKHRNHLKSDSSERKRTESLCKDTKYQSVFVLSEEKDECIIATEV; encoded by the exons ATGGGACGACTAATGATAGCTGTTTTGCTTTGTGTCATGATAAGCCAG GGGTTTTGTTCAGGGGTTTTTGAGCTAAAGTTGCAGGAGTTTCTGAACAAGAAAGGAGTGACAGGCAACGCAAACTGCTGCAAGGGATCCGCGGCAGAGGGTCTTCAGTGtgaatgcaaaactttttttaggATTTGCCTGAAACATTACCAAGCCAACGTATCTCCAGATCCTCCGTGCACCTACGGTGGCGCAGTTACCCCGGTGCTCGGATCAAACTCCTTCCAAGTTCCCGAAAGCTTCCCTGACAGCTCGTTCACCAACCCCATTCCTTTCGCGTTTGGGTTCACATGGCCA GGAACATTTTCGCTGATTATTGAAGCACTGCACACCGACTCCACTGATGACCTGTCTACAG AAAACCCAGACCGTCTGATCAGTCGCATGACCACCCAGAGGCATCTAACAGTAGGCGAGGAATGGTCCCAAGATCTACAGGTTGGTGGGAGGACAGAGCTGAAGTACTCATACAGATTCGTTTGTGATGAGCATTACTACGGCGAGGGCTGCTCGGTCTTCTGCCGTCCGCGCGATGATACTTTCGGCCACTTCACCTGCGGAGAGCGCGGAGAAATTATCTGCAACTCCGGATGGAAAGGACAGTACTGCACAGAAC CAATCTGTCTTCCGGGGTGTGATGAAGACCATGGCTTTTGCGACAAACCCGGTGAATGCAA ATGCAGAGTAGGATTTAGTGGAAAGTACTGTGACGACTGCATTCGCTACCCAGGCTGCTTGCATGGCACCTGCCAACAGCCCTGGCAATGCAACTGCCAAGAGGGTTGGGGAGGTCTCTTCTGTAACCAAG aTCTCAATTACTGCACACATCACAAACCGTGCCAGAATGGAGCCACTTGCACCAACACAGGCCAGGGAAGCTACACCTGCTCATGCAGACCTGGCTTCACCGGGGACAGCTGTGAGATTGAGGTCAACGAATGCTCCGGCAGCCCGTGCAGAAATGGAGGAAGTTGCACT GATCTTGAAAACACCTACAGCTGCACTTGTCCTCCTGGTTTCTACGGAAGAAACTGCGAGCTGAGTGCCATGACTTGTGCCGACGGCCCCTGCTTCAATGGTGGACACTGTGCTGACAACCCAGAGGGAGGATATTTCTGCCAGTGCCCGATGGGTTATGCTGGATTCAACTGTGAGAAGAAGATCGATCACTGCAGCTCCAACCCTTGCTCGAATG ATGCTCAGTGTCTCGATCTTGTGGACTCCTATCTTTGCCAGTGTCCTGAGGGATTCACAGGAACGCACTGCGAAGACAACATCGACGAGTGTGCCACCTATCCCTGCCAGAATGGCGGCACTTGCCAAGACGGACTCAGCGACTACACCTGCACCTGCCCGCCAGGATACACCGGCAAGAACTGCACCTCTGCGGTCAACAAGTGCCTCCACAACCCTTGCCACAACGGTGCCACTTGTCATGAAATGGACGGTCGATATGTGTGCGCTTGCATCCCAGGTTATGGAGGACGCAACTGTCAGTTCTTACTCCCTGAAAACCCACAAGGACAAGCCATCGTTGAGGGAGCCGACAAGAGATACTCTTACGAAGAAGACGACGGTGGTTTTCCATGGACGGCGGTTTGCGCTGGGATTATTTTAGTGCTTTTAGTGCTGATCGGCGGCTCCGTCTTTGTCATTTACATCCGTCTCAAGCTGCAGCAGAGGAGCCAGCAAATCGATAGCCATAGTGAAATCGAGACCATGAACAACCTGACCAACAACCGCAGCCGAGAGAAGGACTTGTCCGTAAGCATCATCGGAGCCACGCAAGTGAAAAACATCAACAAGAAAGTGGACTTTCAGAGCGACGGCGACAAAAACGGATTCAAATCGCGATACTCGCTAGTGGATTACAATCTTGTTCATGAGCTGAAGCAGGAGGACTTGGGGAAAGAGGATTCTGAGAGGAGCGAAGCCACAAAATGCGAGCCTCTCGATTCCGACTCAGAGGAGAAGCACAGAAATCATTTAAAAAG TGACTCCTCAGAGAGGAAACGAACAGAATCTTTGTGCAAGGACACAAAGTACCAGTCAGTCTTTGTTTTATCAGAGGAGAAAGATGAATGTATTATTGCAACCGAG GTGTAA